In one Pseudoliparis swirei isolate HS2019 ecotype Mariana Trench chromosome 23, NWPU_hadal_v1, whole genome shotgun sequence genomic region, the following are encoded:
- the hsd17b1 gene encoding estradiol 17-beta-dehydrogenase 1 → MDKKVVLITGCSSGIGLSLAVRLASDPDKTFKVYATMRNLAKKERLLECVKSLHKDTLDILQMDVTVRQSILDARDRVAEKRVDILVCNAGVGLTGPLEVQSLDSMRKILEVNLFGTIQTIQAFLPGMKAQGQGRILVTGSTGGLHGLPFNEVYCASKFAIEGACESLAVLLQHFNIHVTLIECGPVNTDFLVNLQRAELGDASLQQVDALTLSLYEKYLRHCGDVFQNAAQDTEDIVKVFLEAIQEASPAFRYFTGGGVPPLIKLKITDPDGSRYIRALSKIMFSAEDQ, encoded by the exons ATGGACAAGAAGGTGGTGCTGATCACAGGCTGCTCCTCGGGCATCGGCCTCAGCCTGGCCGTCCGGTTGGCCTCCGACCCCGACAAAACATTCAAAG TGTACGCCACCATGAGAAACCTGGCCAAGAAGGAGCGTCTCCTGGAGTGTGTGAAAAGCCTGCACAAGGACACCTTGGACATCCTCCAAATGGACGTGACCGTCCGGCAGTCCATCCTGGACGCGAGGGACAGGGTGGCCGAGAAACGAGTGGACATCCTGG TGTGTAACGCCGGAGTGGGTTTGACGGGCCCGCTGGAGGTGCAGTCCCTGGACTCCATGAGGAAGATCCTGGAGGTCAACCTCTTCGGGACCATCCAGACCATCCAGGCTTTCCTGCCCGGCATGAAGGCTCAGGGCCAAGGCCGCATCCTGGTCACCGGCAGCACCGGAGGGCTTCACG GGCTGCCCTTTAATGAGGTGTACTGCGCCAGTAAATTTGCGATCGAGGGAGCGTGCGAGAGCTTGGCGGTCCTCCTGCAACACTTCAACATCCA CGTGACTCTCATCGAGTGCGGGCCGGTCAACACCGACTTCCTGGTCAACCTGCAGAGGGCGGAGCTCGGGGACGCGTCCCTGCAGCAGGTCGACGCCCTCACCCTCAGCCTCTACGAAAAGTACCTGCGGCACTGCGGCGACGTTTTCCAGAACGCAGCCCAGGACACTGAGGACATCGTGAAG GTGTTCCTGGAGGCCATCCAGGAGGCCAGCCCTGCGTTCAGATACTTCACCGGCGGTGGAGTGCCACCTCTCATCAAACTGAAGATCACAGATCCCGACGGCTCACGCTACATCAGAGCGTTGAGCAAAATCATGTTCTCAGCTGAGGATCAATAA
- the LOC130188249 gene encoding complement C1q-like protein 3 has translation MKKIAVLILAFSCCVCEVPVNENDANGRRCPGSSGCSDICSLTSMSQTLGAVGQKVAHMAEQIALLEAKLLDTKSEVLELRSLTAGKPQVAFSAALMESGSGEVGPFTINTPLKYKKVFSNIGSSYNPSTGIFTALVGGTYFFRFSMFNNLSPTPNSVVSLMKNDEVLVSVTDTVGTDSNDMGSNAVVIALQPGDNVYVDLHANKRVYDDGPSHYNTFGGFLLFAA, from the exons ATGAAGAAGATTGCGGTCCTGATTCTGGCGTTCAGCTGCTGCGTATGTGAAGTACCGGTCAATGAAAACGATGCCAACGGCCGCCGGTGCCCCGGGTCCAGCGGCTGCAGCGACATCTGCTCCCTCACCTCCATGAGTCAAACCCTGGGGGCGGTGGGACAGAAGGTCGCCCACATGGCGGAGCAAATAGCCCTCCTGGAGGCCAAGTTGCTCGACACTAAGAGTGAAGTCCTGGAGCTGCGCAGCCTGACCGCGG GCAAACCTCAGGTGGCCTTTTCTGCGGCTCTCATGGAGTCCGGCTCCGGAGAAGTTGGACCTTTCACCATCAATACGCCGCTTAAGTATAAGAAGGTCTTCTCCAACATTGGGAGCAGCTACAATCCTTcaacag GTATCTTCACAGCTCTGGTGGGCGGGACGTACTTCTTCCGATTCTCGATGTTCAACAACCTCAGTCCGACCCCCAACTCCGTCGTGAGCCTCATGAAGAACGACGAGGTCCTGGTGTCCGTCACGGACACTGTCGGCACCGACAGCAACGACATGGGAAGCAACGCCGTGGTCATCGCCCTGCAGCCGGGAGACAACGTGTACGTGGACCTGCATGCCAACAAGAGGGTCTACGACGACGGCCCTTCGCACTACAACACCTTCGGAGGCTTCCTGCTCTTCGCGGCGTGA
- the si:ch73-141c7.1 gene encoding coenzyme Q-binding protein COQ10 homolog, mitochondrial → MTSRATPVLLRRLLELCRAHSSRAAARGHGRRAERRHLWGSCGVLAVRGAGLPLRPPFPVSTPSCSFINLASPARTRRMEYTECRTLGFSPEQMYKVVADMDQYRHFVPWCKKSRVTKGRNGSIRVDLEIGFPPIVERYTSEVTVVPNHQVRAVCTDGSLFSHLETIWRFAPADLPASCRVDFSVSFEFKSLLHSQLASVFFDEVVKQMVNAFESRAAALYRNQQEAPLRRRST, encoded by the exons ATGACGAGCAGGGCGACCCCGGTGCTCCTCAGGCGGCTGCTGGAGCTGTGCCGAGCCCACTCCTCTCGAGCGGCGGCGCGAGGACACGGGAGAAGAGCGGAGCGCAG GCACTTGTGGGGCTCCTGTGGGGTCCTGGCAGTGAGAGGGGCCGGCCTGCCTCTCCGCCCCCCCTTCCCAGTCAGCACACCCAGCTGCAGCTTCATCAACCTGGCCTCCCCCGCCCGCACGCGCAGGATGGAGTACACCGAGTGCCGGACACTAGG GTTTTCTCCTGAGCAGATGTACAAAGTGGTGGCCGATATGGACCAGTACCGCCACTTTGTTCCCTGGTGCAAGAAGTCTCGGGTCACGAAGGGACGAAACGGCAGCATCCGGGTGGACCTGGAGATCGGTTTCCCCCCCATCGTGGAGCGCTACACCTCTGAGGTCACCGTCGTCCCAAACCACCAAGTCAGG GCCGTGTGTACCGACGGATCCCTCTTCAGCCATCTTGAAACCATATGGAGGTTCGCCCCTGCAGACCTGCCGGCCTCCTGCAGAGTGGATTtctct GTTTCATTTGAGTTCAAGTCTCTTCTGCACTCTCAGCTCGCCAGCGTCTTCTTTGACGAGGTGGTCAAACAGATGGTCAACGCCTTCGAGTCTCGAGCTGCGGCGCTTTATAGGAACCAGCAGGAGGCGCCGCTGAGGAGGCGGTCAACATGA